ataaatgaaataatttatagGATATACTATAAAACATAGATAACTGTCATTTACAATATTACCCTATACGTACTAATACGATACGTATCCCAAAAACTGAAGATAATAAAAACATGATCCGATGGGACCCACTTTAATGTAAATTAGCCGATTTGGGGTAAGTCTGACTCTGACcccttcgtctctctctctatacaaaACCATATCTTCAAACTTCGTCTCCCCCAAACCTCGCCGCTCAATCCACCGGAGGCAATGGCGTCGTCGCTAACCTCCACTCTAACTTACTGGCTCGTAAACCACCCTTACATCGCCAATTTCACTTGGATCGAAGGCGAAACACTTGGCTCCAccgtcttcttcgtctcccTCGTTGTCTCCGTCTACCTCTCCGCCACACTCCTCCTCCGATCCGTCATCGATTCGCTCCCATCACTCAGTCCACGCGTCCTCAAACCAATCACAGCCGTCCACAGCCTCATCCTCTGTCTCCTCTCCTTAATCATGGCCGTCGGATGCACTCTCTccgtaacaacaacaacatcgtCTAGATCCGAAGTCGCGTTTCCTCCACGCGATTTGTTTCCCCGTCGACGTGAAACCTAGCGGACCTCTTTTCTTCTGGGCTCAAGTCTTCTACCTCTCCAAGATCCTCGAGTTCGGAGACACGATCCTCATCGTGCTCGGCAAATCAATCCAACGGCTCTCGTTCCTCCACGTATATCACCACGCCACGGTTGTGGTCATGTGTTATCTCTGGCTCCGGACTCGCCAGTCTATGTTTCCGGTTGCGCTCGTGACGAACTCGACGGTACACGTCATCATGTACGGTTACTACTTCCTCTGCGCCGTTGGATCGAGGCCTAAGTGGAAGAGGTTGGTCACGGATTGTCAGATTGTTCAGTTTGTTTTCAGTTTCGGGTTATCCGGTTGGATGCTCCGAGAACAttttttcgggtcgggttgcTCCGGGATTTGGGGATGGTGTTTCAACGCTGCGTTTAATGCTTCTCTTTTGGCTCTCTTTTCCAACTTCCATTCTAAGAACTATGTCAAGAAGACGAATGAGGTGCCCAAAAAAAGCGATTAGATTAGTTTCgttttgaattgttttgatCTCTTGATTTCAGGTTCTTCATTTGTATTTTCTAATCCAGATTTTTTTCAAGGCAGTTGAAGGTCTTTACATAAACGATAAGAATTCTTCTCAAATACATTACAAACTAATTCTCCATGATACAACAAGAaaacgagaaagaaaaaaaaaattaaaataaagttacTCCGGCCAACAAATCTGAGAAGACGCATCAGCTGTCTAATTTGCTGGATCTGttcaataaccaaaaatttgGGGATGAGTTGTGATATCTCTGCAGTGAGGTTTTATATCAGTCTTAACGTTCTGGCTTTTTAGGGTTCATCAACCACTGGTCGTACTAAAGCCGCTTCTACCTTCGATTCAACAACCCCATTCCCTTGTCTCTCAGACATGGTTGTAGGAACCACGGTTTCAACCGCATTCATGTCGGGGTTCACGACAGACTCAATTGGTGGTTTAATATCAAACCCAGACACTCGTGGCCGTCTATCTTGTCTTTCATAAACCGGACTAGGACTACGGCTATAGCTTCTGCTCCGCTTATGAGCACCACGGTCACGGCTATGTCTAGGGCTGCGACTCCTTGAACGTGACCAACTCCTGCTACGACTACGACTACGACTATAGCTCCGGCTCCGGCTATAGCTCAGGCTACGTCGCCTTGGCCGAACCAGATCAGGACTTCTGCTACGACTTCTACCTCTTCTGTTGTCAAACCTTCCAACACCACGACCAAAGCCTCTACCACCACCACGACCAAAGCCTCGGCCATCCATGTTATTATTGCCAAACCGACCAAATCCGCCTCTACCACCAACATTCATACGACCGGCATCAGGACCAGTGAAACCCCGACCACGATTCCCGCCACGTCCAAATGAGTCATCTCTGCTTCCAAATCCGCCACCACGGCCATCAAACCCACCTTCGCGGCCACGGCCATCAAAACCACCTTCACGGCCACCAAACCCACCTTCACGGCCACGGCCATCAAACCCACCCTCACGGCCACCAAACCCTCCACCACGGCCACCAAACCCTCCAGCAGAATCCCAACggctaccaccaccaccagagtCAAACCGGTTAGCCATACCTCTTCGATCCTGGCTATAACcaggaccaccaccaccaccaccacgcATTGCAATGTCCCTTACTTGAGGCGGTACTTGCTGGTTTGCTCCTTCGAGGACTTTGATCAAATCAGGCGCGTATTTCCAATCTTGCTCTGTGAAGAAAGTGAATGCCACTCCAGTTGCACCGGCTCGACCGGTTCTCCCAATACGGTGAACATAGTCTTCAACTCCGGTTGGAAAATCGTAGTTGATCACAACTCTGTAGTAGTATAACACGAACAAAGATAAGGAATCTTCataacaaacaacaaccaaagaaaTATATACCAAGAATTGTTACAACAAACCTTATGTCTTTTATATCGAGTCCCCGGGCAGCAACATCAGTAGCTATTAATACACAAGATTTACCGGTTCGGAACTGGCCAAGTACCCAATCTCTCTCACCTTGAGACTTGTCTCCATGGATCACAACAGCGCCAAAATGACGTCCGACACTACGTGCAAGATGGTCACAAAGCCTCTTCGTCGAgcaaaatattataacttttgaACCTCTTTCTTGCGACCTAAGGATTTGCTCCAAacgtctctctttctccatttgAGGGACTACTTCAACATACTGCATCATAAGGATGGGTTTACTTCAGTAACATCATCACCAAGTCATGTGGAACAATGCTTAAGAGTGATAGAAAATGGTTTAGAAGATCATTACCTGTGTTATCGATTTGTTAGCAGCCAACTCATCTACCCTGCCTATGTTAACTTGGACAGGGTTCACAAGAAGATCACTTGCAATTTTTCTAACTTCTTTTGGCCAAGTTGCTGTGTACATAAGAGTCTGTCTCCGAGGAGGTATTTCATTCACAATCTTACGGATTTGGGGTTCAAAACCCATGTCAAGCATTCGGTCTGCTTCGTCAAGCACAAGAAGGGAAACCTGCTGGAAAtcaatcttcttcatctccagtaTATCATTTAGACGCCCAGGAGTTGCCACCACAATATCAGCTCCTCGTTCCAACTCTTTCAATTGAGGACCCTTTGGAGCTCCACCATACAAACACTAATGACAAGAATACAGATTcgtaaacaaaaacatttagtaTAGGCTCTATCAGCCCTGGTGAAAAATGTCAAAGAGACTCAAATAAAACTCACAGTGCATGATATCCTGGAAGACCGGCCGAACTTAAGGGCTTCATCTTGTATTTGTGTGGCTAGCTCCCGAGTAGGAGCTAGGATCAAAACTGTGGGGCCATTTCGGGAGTCGTTACGACAGTGCCGTAGAAGAATGAAGGCAGGGATCAAGTATCCCAAAGTTTTACCAGAACCAGTTTTTGCAATTGCAACTATATCCCTGCTCTGCAGAGCAATTGGCCATGTTTGAGCCTGGATCGGTGTTGGTGATGGAAATCCAGCAGAAAGCAACTGGAAAGTAAAATATACAAACATTAGCCCACCAGAAATATGAAGAACTACAAGCTAGTCGCTACACCACTTATAAAGTTCATAATAAAACTGACCTCTCTAAGTATTTCAGAAGGGAGACCACTAGCTTCAAATGTAATGTATGGTGCTGGAATGTTCTCGCCCTTCacaataaaggaaaaaaagtctGAGAGGCCGTACACATATCAGAATAGATGAGAAAAGTGCAAGGTTTAACACTATTCTCAAATGCTATTACTTATTCCAGTTGAAGTTCGTCCAATCCCACATTCACAGTAGAGTTTTATGGACAAACATTCACTGAAACAACAATTGCAAATTATTACAGCACATTACAGCTTGAAAAATTAACTGACAAGTTGAGCAACGCAACCAAGAAATATGAACTTACAGTTATTGTAACTTCATGTTGTTTCCGGTAGCTTTCAACGGGTGAGAGATGAGGAACATCAGGAGATGTGACAAAATGAGGCCTCACCAAGGATTTCTGTGGAAAAGCTGGACCAGCGTGTCCATATGTTCCATGCCCTGTTTGCCTCATGGCAGAATCAGCATTTGCAGGTGGACCACCACCTATCCTTATATCCTGCGTAGCATTTTACAAATGCTTCTTTCCGTAAGAAATAACTGTGAGGCAGAAAATATTTAACAAGACAGATAGAAGAAGTGATTATCTGTAGCTAACCTTAGGCATTGCAGCAGGATGATGTGGTTGGGCACCCCTAACCGGCCCTTCCATTCTTGCGTTAACATACGCGTCATTCCCAGGTCTAGATTGTACATTATTCTCATACGTTTTATTTGATTGGAAAGGGGAAGTATGAGACTTCTGGTGCAACATTGTTGGGTCCATTTGATTTTGAAACCTAGGTCCAAGCTGGTGGTGAATCAGGTTAGCCTCTGGTTGTTGAAACTGTGTGACTGCAACAGGATGTTGCATGTTTGCTTGCGGTCCATTGTATTTCTGAGCCATAGACAAGTTTGCATTTGTTCTTTGGGATGCTGTATTGGCTTCAAAGGGGGCATTTTGAGATGGTGAACCTTCAGAATTTGGCAAATGGGGTTGAGAAAACCCAGTTTTCTTACCCCCATGGAACTCATCCCCATCCCTCTTTGGGGCCAATGAGTTGTACTCTTGCTGGCTAGAAAACTGCTGACACTGGGGACCACCCTGATGTGAATTTTGAAGCCCTTGCGGTTGCATGTGAGGCCGATAACCCATGTACTGTTGTTGTGGATGTGCATACTGATGGCTTAGCTGCTGAGGCATTTGTGAATGCTGATTCTGCATGACTTGCTGCTGCTGCGTCGTTGGCTGATAAGTCTGTTGTTGGGGAAACTGTTGACCTGATTGTTGAGTCATTTGCTGGCCTGGATGCTGCTGCTGGTGCATCAATTGGGGTCTTACATGTTGGGATGGAAATTGCTGTGGCTGTTGTTGTAAACCATGCTGTTGAGACACGTGACCAACATGTTTTGCTTGTTCGTGCTGAGCTTGGTGACCTTGTCCTGAAGAGGGTATAGGAATCTGAGCGAGCTTGGGCGTTGTGGCAGCGTGCGGAGGAGCACCAGCCTGCAAAGGTGGAGGAGGCGCAGAAGGTCTTTCATACTGAGTGACATTGGTTTCAGGATTCCAGTAATACAGAATTCCAGTGCTTCCATCAATAAGTCCCTTCCATGGTTTAGGAAGAGTTGGATCCTCTGGAGCATATCTTGGACCAGCAGAAGCTGGAGTAGCTTCTGTTGTGGCCATAGGCAACGGCTCTGCAAGCATACAAAAACTCTCATGTTACCATACAAAAGCTTTCACGCTATCATTCAAAGGCTTTATGTCACAAGTATCATCAACGATATAGTCCAGCTAAGCTCAACGCGCACAGACCAGACCATTCAACA
The Camelina sativa cultivar DH55 chromosome 15, Cs, whole genome shotgun sequence DNA segment above includes these coding regions:
- the LOC104744815 gene encoding DEAD-box ATP-dependent RNA helicase 40-like; the protein is MATTEATPASAGPRYAPEDPTLPKPWKGLIDGSTGILYYWNPETNVTQYERPSAPPPPLQAGAPPHAATTPKLAQIPIPSSGQGHQAQHEQAKHVGHVSQQHGLQQQPQQFPSQHVRPQLMHQQQHPGQQMTQQSGQQFPQQQTYQPTTQQQQVMQNQHSQMPQQLSHQYAHPQQQYMGYRPHMQPQGLQNSHQGGPQCQQFSSQQEYNSLAPKRDGDEFHGGKKTGFSQPHLPNSEGSPSQNAPFEANTASQRTNANLSMAQKYNGPQANMQHPVAVTQFQQPEANLIHHQLGPRFQNQMDPTMLHQKSHTSPFQSNKTYENNVQSRPGNDAYVNARMEGPVRGAQPHHPAAMPKDIRIGGGPPANADSAMRQTGHGTYGHAGPAFPQKSLVRPHFVTSPDVPHLSPVESYRKQHEVTITGENIPAPYITFEASGLPSEILRELLSAGFPSPTPIQAQTWPIALQSRDIVAIAKTGSGKTLGYLIPAFILLRHCRNDSRNGPTVLILAPTRELATQIQDEALKFGRSSRISCTCLYGGAPKGPQLKELERGADIVVATPGRLNDILEMKKIDFQQVSLLVLDEADRMLDMGFEPQIRKIVNEIPPRRQTLMYTATWPKEVRKIASDLLVNPVQVNIGRVDELAANKSITQYVEVVPQMEKERRLEQILRSQERGSKVIIFCSTKRLCDHLARSVGRHFGAVVIHGDKSQGERDWVLGQFRTGKSCVLIATDVAARGLDIKDIRVVINYDFPTGVEDYVHRIGRTGRAGATGVAFTFFTEQDWKYAPDLIKVLEGANQQVPPQVRDIAMRGGGGGGPGYSQDRRGMANRFDSGGGGSRWDSAGGFGGRGGGFGGREGGFDGRGREGGFGGREGGFDGRGREGGFDGRGGGFGSRDDSFGRGGNRGRGFTGPDAGRMNVGGRGGFGRFGNNNMDGRGFGRGGGRGFGRGVGRFDNRRGRSRSRSPDLVRPRRRSLSYSRSRSYSRSRSRSRSWSRSRSRSPRHSRDRGAHKRSRSYSRSPSPVYERQDRRPRVSGFDIKPPIESVVNPDMNAVETVVPTTMSERQGNGVVESKVEAALVRPVVDEP